The following proteins are co-located in the Desulfatibacillum aliphaticivorans DSM 15576 genome:
- a CDS encoding GAF domain-containing protein — protein MEKAAPKEYDAYIKGLMDISRAITSELFLEDILKLIVLVTAKVTGVDICSLWLVEEGKNPNKKVIRLAATQAMDPDYVIDRTLCMGEGVVGHVAQTNTALILEKVLDDPRFKEKEMARKLELVSMASVPMTIGGEEVIGVLNCFTCNPHNFPETEINLIRTVANQASLAIHNARLMVRTKVIEQELATRKVIERAKEIVMARKGLTGDKAFRWIQKKSMDNRKTMKEIAEAIILSEDM, from the coding sequence ATGGAAAAAGCAGCCCCTAAAGAATACGACGCCTATATAAAAGGTCTCATGGATATCAGCCGAGCCATCACCTCGGAGTTGTTTTTGGAAGACATCCTTAAACTCATTGTCCTGGTGACCGCCAAGGTCACGGGCGTGGACATCTGCTCCCTGTGGTTGGTGGAGGAAGGCAAGAATCCTAATAAAAAGGTTATCAGGCTGGCCGCCACCCAGGCCATGGACCCGGATTACGTGATTGACCGGACCTTGTGCATGGGCGAGGGCGTGGTGGGGCACGTGGCCCAGACCAACACCGCCCTGATTCTGGAAAAGGTCCTGGACGACCCCCGGTTCAAGGAAAAGGAAATGGCCAGAAAGCTGGAATTGGTCTCCATGGCCAGCGTGCCCATGACCATTGGCGGGGAAGAGGTCATCGGCGTCCTGAATTGCTTTACCTGCAATCCCCACAATTTCCCGGAAACCGAAATCAACCTCATCCGCACGGTGGCCAACCAGGCCTCCCTGGCCATCCACAACGCAAGGCTCATGGTCCGCACCAAGGTCATTGAACAGGAGCTCGCCACCCGCAAGGTCATCGAAAGAGCCAAAGAAATCGTCATGGCCCGCAAGGGGCTTACCGGCGACAAGGCTTTTCGATGGATCCAGAAAAAATCCATGGACAACCGCAAGACCATGAAGGAAATCGCCGAAGCCATAATTCTATCGGAAGATATGTAA
- a CDS encoding phosphatidylserine decarboxylase — translation MNLMKKAWSGSFPHQYIQRKTGGIKDEALVGDLAVLGLYSTAREKAGWLFNALTSARASRVLGFCNYDLPILNPGRNVRVLAEKMGADLDECVDPPEYFTNARRFFERKIKYWQTRPMPEDPRAIVSPADARVIVGSLEEHSHLYLKESLFGFEDLLGLDKPEWLKAFQGGDFAVFRLTPDKYHYNHSPAAGEVVDIYEIHGAYHSCNPGAVIMEATPYSKNKRAVTIIDTDVPGGTQVGLVAMIEVAAMMIGDIVQCYSSGEYDSPQEVEQGLFLERGQPKSLYRPGSSTDVILFQKGRMQFCGDLLQNTLRTDVQSRFSQGFGRAMVETEVLVREQIGCAAS, via the coding sequence ATGAACCTGATGAAAAAAGCCTGGAGCGGGTCTTTCCCGCACCAATACATTCAGCGTAAGACCGGCGGAATCAAGGACGAAGCCCTGGTGGGCGATCTCGCAGTGCTTGGGTTGTACAGCACGGCCCGGGAAAAGGCTGGCTGGCTTTTCAACGCACTCACCAGCGCCCGGGCGTCCCGGGTTTTGGGATTTTGCAATTACGACCTGCCCATTTTGAATCCCGGCCGCAACGTGCGCGTTTTGGCCGAAAAAATGGGCGCCGACCTGGACGAGTGCGTGGATCCTCCTGAATATTTCACCAACGCCCGCCGATTTTTCGAGCGCAAGATCAAGTATTGGCAAACCCGGCCCATGCCGGAAGATCCCCGGGCAATCGTCTCTCCGGCGGACGCCCGGGTGATCGTGGGCTCCCTGGAGGAGCACTCCCACCTGTACCTTAAAGAGTCCCTGTTCGGGTTTGAAGACTTGCTGGGATTGGACAAGCCGGAATGGCTCAAGGCCTTTCAGGGCGGGGATTTCGCCGTATTTCGCCTGACCCCGGACAAATACCATTACAACCATTCCCCTGCGGCGGGCGAGGTGGTGGACATATACGAAATTCACGGCGCCTATCATTCCTGCAATCCCGGCGCGGTGATCATGGAAGCCACGCCGTATTCCAAGAACAAACGGGCGGTGACGATCATCGACACGGACGTCCCCGGCGGAACTCAGGTCGGCCTGGTCGCCATGATCGAGGTGGCCGCCATGATGATAGGCGACATTGTTCAGTGCTACAGCAGCGGGGAGTACGATTCTCCCCAGGAGGTTGAGCAAGGCTTGTTCCTGGAAAGGGGACAACCCAAAAGCCTGTACCGGCCGGGAAGCTCCACGGACGTGATTCTGTTTCAAAAGGGCCGCATGCAGTTTTGTGGGGATTTGCTGCAAAACACCTTGAGGACGGATGTGCAAAGCCGGTTTTCCCAGGGCTTTGGAAGAGCCATGGTGGAGACCGAGGTTTTGGTCCGCGAGCAGATTGGCTGCGCAGCCTCCTGA
- a CDS encoding prolipoprotein diacylglyceryl transferase family protein, producing the protein MAQYADYIFVACLAAVLGAVLAWGFKTLPDASWQFVASAPKKRSADGKSWEAVNFTYYGLIIACSSAFSVTLAVFLLGAASVPVWSSLAVTLALMIICIPSSKILARIVEKKKHTFTVGGALFIGVLTMPWIVWGLKLAAGEGSGIQVLPVCAAMAIAYGFGEGLGRLACISFGCCYGKPFSQVHPVLQKLLNGKGFVFTGETKKISYASGLDGQKVFPIQALTAVIYCASALLSTLLFLSGHFGLALLQVLMVTQVWRFFSEMLRDDYRGEGKISAYQIMMIVAILYTALLPMVFPMGEALKPALALGWKAVWSPVVILSVQALWAALFVYYGKSTVTGGAISFHVVKGRI; encoded by the coding sequence ATGGCGCAATACGCCGATTACATTTTCGTGGCCTGTCTGGCGGCCGTGCTTGGCGCGGTCCTGGCCTGGGGATTCAAAACCCTGCCTGACGCTTCCTGGCAGTTCGTGGCCTCGGCGCCCAAAAAACGCAGCGCCGACGGCAAAAGCTGGGAGGCTGTGAACTTCACCTATTACGGCTTGATCATCGCATGCTCCAGCGCATTCAGCGTGACCCTGGCCGTATTCCTGCTTGGGGCGGCTTCCGTGCCCGTCTGGTCCTCTTTGGCCGTCACCCTGGCTTTGATGATTATCTGCATCCCTTCGTCCAAAATTCTGGCCCGCATCGTGGAAAAGAAAAAGCATACCTTCACCGTGGGCGGGGCCCTGTTCATCGGTGTGCTGACCATGCCCTGGATCGTCTGGGGATTAAAGCTGGCCGCCGGAGAAGGCTCCGGCATTCAGGTCCTGCCCGTTTGCGCGGCCATGGCAATAGCCTACGGATTCGGCGAGGGCTTGGGCAGGCTGGCCTGCATCAGCTTCGGCTGCTGCTACGGCAAGCCGTTTTCCCAGGTGCATCCCGTGCTGCAAAAGCTCCTGAACGGCAAGGGCTTTGTGTTCACGGGCGAAACCAAGAAAATCTCCTACGCCTCGGGCCTGGACGGCCAAAAGGTCTTTCCGATTCAAGCCCTGACCGCCGTCATATATTGCGCCAGCGCCCTGCTGAGCACCCTGCTTTTCCTGAGCGGGCATTTCGGGCTGGCCTTGCTGCAGGTTTTGATGGTCACCCAGGTATGGCGGTTTTTTTCAGAAATGCTTCGGGACGATTACCGGGGGGAGGGAAAAATATCCGCCTACCAGATTATGATGATCGTCGCCATATTGTATACGGCGCTGCTGCCCATGGTATTCCCCATGGGAGAGGCCTTGAAGCCCGCCCTGGCCCTGGGCTGGAAGGCTGTCTGGTCTCCCGTCGTAATATTATCCGTCCAGGCCTTATGGGCGGCCCTGTTTGTTTACTACGGCAAAAGCACCGTGACCGGCGGCGCCATATCCTTTCATGTAGTGAAGGGTCGCATATAA
- a CDS encoding SDR family NAD(P)-dependent oxidoreductase — MTMKSPAELFDLTGKTAVITGASSGLGVAFAQGLAAAGANVVLAARRTDRLKDLAANLEKTGVGAEPVTCDVTLENDVDNMVKATTDRFGRLDILVNNAGVAIPHPAETEPYESFKMVMDINVNAQFLCSQRCGRIMLEARSGSIINIASMLGLVGLGSIPQASYNASKAAMINMTRELAAQWSKRGVRVNAIAPGWFPSEMTTDMFGDERSEAFMEKRSLLRRGGRTEELIGALLLLASEAGSYITGQTIVVDGGWTAI, encoded by the coding sequence ATGACCATGAAATCCCCCGCTGAATTATTTGACCTGACTGGAAAAACCGCCGTAATCACCGGCGCCTCCTCCGGGCTTGGCGTGGCCTTCGCCCAGGGCCTAGCCGCCGCCGGCGCCAACGTGGTTTTGGCAGCTCGCAGAACCGACCGCTTAAAGGATCTGGCCGCTAACCTGGAGAAAACCGGTGTGGGCGCCGAACCCGTCACCTGCGACGTCACCTTGGAAAATGACGTGGACAACATGGTAAAGGCGACCACGGACCGCTTCGGCCGTCTGGACATCCTGGTGAACAACGCGGGCGTAGCAATTCCGCACCCTGCGGAAACCGAGCCTTACGAGAGCTTTAAGATGGTCATGGACATCAACGTGAACGCCCAGTTTCTTTGCTCCCAGAGGTGCGGCAGAATCATGCTCGAAGCCCGCAGCGGAAGCATTATCAATATAGCCTCCATGCTGGGCCTGGTAGGGCTTGGGTCCATCCCCCAGGCGTCCTACAACGCATCCAAGGCCGCTATGATCAACATGACCCGGGAACTGGCCGCCCAGTGGTCCAAACGGGGCGTGCGCGTAAACGCCATTGCTCCGGGTTGGTTCCCCAGCGAAATGACCACCGACATGTTCGGCGACGAAAGATCCGAGGCCTTCATGGAAAAACGCTCCCTGCTCAGGCGCGGAGGCCGCACCGAGGAATTGATCGGCGCCTTGCTGCTGCTGGCCTCCGAGGCGGGCAGCTACATCACCGGCCAGACCATTGTGGTGGACGGCGGGTGGACAGCTATTTAG